One genomic region from Euzebya tangerina encodes:
- a CDS encoding threonine ammonia-lyase, translating to MPHLPRTAHDPVTGVDVAVPTADDVVEAARRLQHEVVRTPLLESPRLNDRLGGRILIKAESLQRVGAFKFRGAVNRISQLTEAERARGVLAFSSGNHAQAVAHAAERFGVSAVIVMPEDAPAIKIRNTRGYGAEVVLYDRYTQDREEVGRAIADDRGLVIVPPFNDPHIVAGQGTLGLEVIEQAAEMDAELDAFVVCTSGGGLTAGCALILDARSPGTEIWGVEPVDFDDTRRSLEAGERLRNDPDARSICDAVQTETPGWLTWEINRRLMTGVLTATDDQALQAMAVAMEELKIVVEPGGAVALAAVLSGQLPVEGRTIAVVCSGGNADPAMLARALTHSLE from the coding sequence GTGCCACACCTGCCGCGCACCGCCCACGACCCCGTCACCGGTGTCGACGTGGCGGTTCCGACGGCGGACGATGTGGTCGAGGCTGCGCGCCGCCTCCAACACGAGGTCGTCCGGACCCCGCTGCTGGAGTCACCTCGCCTGAACGACCGACTCGGTGGTCGGATCCTGATCAAGGCGGAGTCCCTCCAACGCGTCGGCGCCTTCAAGTTCCGCGGCGCGGTCAACCGGATCTCCCAGCTGACCGAAGCGGAGCGAGCCCGCGGGGTGCTGGCCTTCTCCTCCGGCAACCACGCGCAGGCGGTGGCCCACGCGGCCGAGCGGTTCGGGGTGAGCGCGGTCATCGTGATGCCGGAGGACGCCCCAGCGATCAAGATCCGAAACACCCGCGGGTACGGCGCGGAGGTGGTGCTGTACGACCGCTACACCCAGGACCGGGAGGAGGTCGGGCGGGCCATCGCCGACGACCGCGGCCTGGTCATCGTGCCCCCGTTCAACGACCCGCACATCGTCGCCGGCCAGGGCACCCTCGGCCTCGAGGTCATCGAGCAGGCGGCTGAGATGGACGCCGAGCTCGACGCGTTCGTCGTCTGCACCAGTGGAGGCGGGCTCACCGCGGGGTGCGCGCTCATCCTGGACGCCCGCTCCCCCGGAACCGAGATCTGGGGGGTCGAGCCGGTCGACTTCGACGACACGCGCCGCTCGCTCGAGGCCGGCGAACGGCTCCGGAACGACCCCGACGCCCGCTCGATCTGCGATGCCGTGCAGACCGAGACCCCCGGCTGGCTGACCTGGGAGATCAACCGCCGTCTCATGACCGGCGTCCTGACCGCGACGGATGACCAGGCGCTTCAGGCCATGGCCGTGGCGATGGAGGAGCTCAAGATCGTGGTGGAGCCGGGCGGCGCCGTTGCGCTGGCTGCCGTGCTCTCTGGCCAACTGCCGGTCGAGGGCCGAACCATCGCGGTGGTCTGCTCAGGCGGGAACGCTGACCCGGCCATGCTGGCGCGGGCGCTGACCCACTCCCTCGAGTGA
- a CDS encoding MarR family winged helix-turn-helix transcriptional regulator — MDSDLTWSERRGELIHLSFMLTGRLRALMDQRAAELDLSPMQARALWVMQDPTPMGELAEKLHCDASNVTGIVDRLEDQGLMERVIDPDDRRRRNLVVTEEGRARSVSLRDRLHEGNPVLALTDDEVEVMLTLLGRMLEAPD; from the coding sequence ATGGATTCCGACCTGACCTGGAGCGAGCGTCGTGGTGAGCTCATCCACCTGTCGTTCATGCTGACGGGCCGACTTCGAGCACTCATGGACCAACGGGCGGCGGAGCTCGACCTGAGCCCGATGCAGGCCCGCGCGCTGTGGGTGATGCAGGACCCGACGCCCATGGGGGAGCTGGCCGAGAAGCTCCACTGCGACGCCAGCAACGTGACGGGGATCGTCGACCGGCTGGAGGATCAGGGCCTGATGGAGCGGGTGATCGACCCGGATGATCGCCGGCGTCGGAACCTGGTCGTGACGGAGGAGGGTCGGGCGCGCTCCGTCAGCCTGCGGGACCGGCTCCACGAGGGCAACCCCGTCCTCGCCCTGACCGATGACGAGGTGGAGGTCATGCTCACGTTGCTGGGTCGCATGCTGGAGGCGCCGGACTAG
- a CDS encoding ATP-binding cassette domain-containing protein codes for MTTPMIDVEGVGRSFGDVHALVDVNLQVQTGQVLGLLGPNGAGKTTLVRVLTTLLRPDRGRATVAGLDVTTDMMKLRSVIGLAGQYAAVDPDLHGIENLEMVGKLYHLSKAEAKRRADEVLERIGLTDAADRPVKTYSGGMRRRLDLAASLVGRPTVLFMDEPTTGLDPRSRMDLWALIQELVDDGTTLLLTTQYLEEADQLADTIAVIDHGSVIAEGTADQLKSRSGGDVLELTVADRTRTTDAAAVLAALGDESPRTDEFAGEIRMPTDKGAQVLVQAVRRLDDAGIEVADLALRRPTLDEVFLSLTGSPAQTREADDHVQSPDAPTPTTSADETTGSLA; via the coding sequence ATGACAACACCAATGATTGATGTGGAGGGTGTCGGCCGGTCGTTCGGCGACGTACACGCCCTCGTGGATGTGAACCTGCAGGTGCAGACCGGCCAGGTCCTCGGGCTGCTCGGCCCCAACGGCGCCGGCAAGACCACCTTGGTCCGAGTCCTGACGACCCTGCTCCGACCCGACCGCGGCCGGGCTACGGTCGCCGGGCTCGATGTCACGACGGACATGATGAAGCTGCGCTCGGTGATCGGTCTGGCCGGTCAGTACGCCGCGGTGGATCCCGACCTGCACGGCATCGAGAACCTCGAGATGGTCGGCAAGCTCTATCACCTCTCGAAGGCCGAGGCGAAGCGCCGAGCCGACGAGGTCCTCGAGCGGATCGGCCTGACCGACGCAGCCGATCGGCCGGTCAAGACCTACTCCGGTGGGATGCGACGGCGACTGGATCTGGCCGCCTCGCTCGTGGGTCGACCGACGGTGCTCTTCATGGACGAGCCGACCACGGGGCTCGACCCACGCAGTCGCATGGACCTGTGGGCGCTGATTCAGGAACTCGTCGACGACGGCACCACGCTGCTGCTCACCACGCAGTACCTGGAGGAGGCCGACCAGTTGGCCGACACGATCGCCGTCATCGACCACGGCTCGGTGATCGCCGAAGGAACGGCTGATCAACTCAAGAGCCGCTCCGGCGGCGATGTGCTCGAGCTGACCGTCGCGGACCGGACGCGCACGACTGATGCTGCAGCGGTGCTGGCCGCGCTGGGCGACGAGAGCCCGCGGACCGACGAGTTCGCCGGTGAGATACGCATGCCCACCGACAAGGGCGCGCAGGTCCTGGTCCAGGCCGTCCGACGACTGGACGACGCTGGCATCGAGGTCGCCGACTTGGCGCTTCGCCGGCCGACACTGGACGAGGTGTTCCTGAGCCTGACCGGATCACCGGCCCAGACGCGGGAGGCCGACGACCACGTCCAGTCGCCCGACGCACCCACCCCCACCACGTCCGCCGACGAGACCACCGGGAGCCTCGCATGA
- a CDS encoding ABC transporter permease encodes MSTTTAPATPADFSGLQAAPSGLGWVVKDILVITGRNLLKIRRSPQLLVFSTIQPVMFVLLFNYVFGGALDIAGFQGDYINFLLPGIFVQTAMFGSTQSGIALNEDLRAGIVDRFRSLPMARSAVLAGRTIADAVRTLFTTLLMVAVGYALGFRFSAGVLPAIGAVLLGVFMAFAFSWVSANIGMRAPDAETAQAGGFIWVFPLVFASSAFVSTESMPGWLRAFADNSPVTAVVNAIRVLVNGGPTAADTWTALAWIVGILVVAVPLAIAGYRKTA; translated from the coding sequence ATGAGCACCACCACCGCACCCGCCACCCCTGCCGACTTCTCTGGACTGCAAGCCGCTCCATCAGGTCTCGGCTGGGTGGTCAAGGACATCCTCGTCATCACCGGGCGAAACCTGCTGAAGATCCGGCGGTCGCCCCAATTGCTGGTCTTCTCGACGATCCAGCCGGTCATGTTCGTCCTGCTCTTCAACTACGTGTTCGGCGGCGCGCTCGACATCGCTGGCTTCCAGGGGGACTACATCAACTTCCTGCTGCCCGGCATCTTCGTGCAGACGGCGATGTTCGGGTCGACCCAGTCGGGGATCGCGCTGAACGAGGATCTCCGGGCGGGCATCGTCGACCGGTTCCGGTCGCTGCCGATGGCGCGTTCTGCGGTGCTCGCCGGCCGGACGATCGCAGATGCCGTCCGAACGCTCTTCACCACGCTGCTGATGGTCGCCGTCGGCTACGCACTGGGCTTCCGCTTCTCGGCCGGCGTGCTGCCCGCGATCGGGGCGGTGCTGCTCGGCGTCTTCATGGCCTTCGCCTTCAGCTGGGTCAGCGCCAACATCGGCATGCGGGCTCCGGACGCCGAGACCGCGCAGGCGGGTGGCTTCATCTGGGTGTTCCCGCTGGTCTTCGCTTCCTCCGCATTCGTGTCGACCGAGTCGATGCCTGGCTGGCTCCGTGCCTTCGCCGACAACTCGCCGGTGACTGCGGTCGTCAACGCCATCCGGGTGCTGGTGAACGGTGGGCCGACGGCAGCCGACACCTGGACGGCGCTGGCCTGGATCGTGGGGATCCTCGTGGTGGCCGTCCCGCTGGCCATCGCCGGCTACCGCAAGACCGCCTGA
- a CDS encoding SigE family RNA polymerase sigma factor: MAGDGAEEFDDFCRANYGRLVGSVHLFCGDLGLAEQLTQAALEQAWRRWTRVGQMEDPVAYVRQSAFNLARSHWRRLLAERRANRLHVAGDADAARPAPTEVVLSVRQALADLPPRQRAVMIHRFHGDLTVAETAEAMGTTIGAVKQLSVRARAALKELLGEELDAGQSDQPSPVATANVATDTDADQPRRWA; encoded by the coding sequence ATGGCGGGCGACGGCGCGGAGGAGTTCGACGACTTCTGCCGCGCCAACTACGGCAGGCTCGTCGGATCCGTCCACCTCTTCTGCGGTGACCTCGGGCTGGCAGAGCAGCTGACCCAGGCGGCGTTGGAGCAGGCTTGGCGTCGGTGGACCCGGGTCGGCCAGATGGAGGATCCCGTCGCCTACGTCCGCCAGTCGGCCTTCAACCTGGCTCGCTCGCATTGGCGGCGGCTGTTGGCGGAGCGGCGGGCGAATCGGCTGCACGTCGCCGGCGACGCCGACGCGGCCAGGCCAGCTCCGACCGAGGTGGTCCTCTCTGTCCGACAAGCCCTGGCTGACCTGCCGCCGCGCCAGCGAGCGGTCATGATCCACCGGTTCCACGGCGACTTGACGGTCGCGGAGACGGCCGAGGCGATGGGCACCACCATCGGCGCCGTCAAGCAGCTGTCCGTGCGAGCGCGAGCGGCCCTCAAGGAACTGCTCGGTGAGGAACTCGACGCAGGGCAGTCCGACCAACCGTCGCCCGTCGCCACCGCCAACGTCGCGACCGACACGGACGCCGATCAACCCCGGAGGTGGGCGTGA
- a CDS encoding class II aldolase/adducin family protein, with protein sequence MTMTTTLSTAVRQLARAGARAVSSGLVVGSGGNLSARDPETGLIAVTASGVWLDDLDGPSFSIVTPDGEVVDGHPTPSTELPLHLACYAARPDVHAAIHLHPQVCVLLDALGHEIRLITTDHTFYVRDIARVPYLPHGTQEVADATAEVLSGATNCGILAHHGCITLADTVELAFKRAQNLEEAALMTMRALRLGDTTTICPPAYRDHITALEAAGQTDRH encoded by the coding sequence ATGACAATGACCACCACCCTGTCCACCGCCGTTCGCCAACTGGCCCGCGCCGGGGCTCGTGCGGTGTCCAGCGGCCTGGTCGTCGGGTCCGGCGGGAACCTGTCGGCCCGGGACCCCGAGACCGGACTTATCGCTGTGACGGCCAGCGGTGTCTGGCTCGATGACCTGGACGGCCCGTCGTTCAGCATCGTGACCCCCGACGGCGAGGTGGTGGACGGCCACCCAACCCCCTCCACCGAGCTGCCGCTGCACCTGGCCTGCTACGCAGCACGACCGGACGTCCACGCCGCCATCCACCTCCACCCACAGGTCTGCGTGCTCCTGGACGCTCTTGGTCACGAGATCCGGTTGATCACGACCGACCACACCTTCTACGTGCGCGACATCGCGCGGGTCCCCTACCTGCCACACGGCACCCAGGAGGTCGCCGACGCCACTGCTGAGGTCCTCTCCGGCGCAACGAACTGCGGCATCCTCGCCCACCACGGCTGCATCACCCTCGCCGACACGGTGGAGCTCGCCTTCAAGCGTGCACAGAACCTGGAGGAGGCCGCCCTGATGACCATGCGCGCGCTGCGGCTCGGCGACACGACCACCATCTGTCCGCCGGCCTACCGCGACCACATCACGGCCCTGGAGGCAGCCGGTCAGACGGATCGGCACTGA
- a CDS encoding YdeI/OmpD-associated family protein, with protein MARIRTEDFETVEVRSVEQLRAWFAEHGEQKDAVWLVTWKKGSDGPYVSAGELLDEALCVGWMDGVRRKVDDDRTMQLFSPKRVSHWAKSYKDRVARLTEEGRMRSRGLAEVEAAKASGAWTFMDDVDALIAPPDLLEALDASPPARENYEAFPPSTKRNTLRWIKLAKTQPTREKRIAETARRATLNERVPNA; from the coding sequence ATGGCGCGGATCAGGACGGAGGACTTCGAGACCGTCGAGGTCAGATCGGTGGAACAGCTGCGGGCGTGGTTCGCCGAGCACGGAGAGCAGAAGGACGCGGTCTGGTTGGTCACGTGGAAGAAGGGCTCAGACGGGCCGTACGTCTCGGCGGGTGAGCTGTTGGACGAGGCGCTCTGCGTCGGGTGGATGGACGGCGTCAGGCGGAAGGTCGATGACGACCGCACGATGCAGTTGTTCTCCCCCAAGCGGGTCTCGCACTGGGCCAAGAGCTACAAGGATCGAGTCGCCCGGCTGACCGAGGAGGGTCGGATGCGGTCGCGTGGTCTGGCGGAGGTGGAGGCGGCGAAGGCCTCGGGGGCCTGGACCTTCATGGACGACGTCGATGCGCTGATCGCGCCACCGGATCTGCTTGAGGCGCTCGATGCCAGCCCACCGGCTCGTGAGAACTACGAGGCCTTCCCGCCCTCCACGAAGCGCAACACGCTGCGATGGATCAAGCTTGCGAAGACCCAGCCGACCCGGGAGAAGCGCATCGCCGAGACGGCACGACGAGCGACCCTGAATGAACGGGTTCCCAACGCCTGA
- a CDS encoding ketopantoate reductase family protein encodes MSGLRFLVVGPGAIGGTLAAQLQRTGQEVEVVARGPHLERIRASGLTVRAPDGAYTAPLRAHDRISEATITSDTVVAVATKVHQSEPVLDELLAHAGPDVAVACVQNGVEGERMALRRFRHVYAVLVNTPGVHLEPGVVEVYADAPRGVLDVGRYPRGVDARAEAIARAWTRAEFISEATPHLIARKWSKLIGNTGNALQVLCGNDRSAYDEIAQVVMAESRAVAEAAGISVHTEDQQRRARMVNRKDIDDVRRPGGSTWQSAVRGTGDVETVALNGEICLLGRLHRIPTPANDLIQSETVALIADGRPVGSVSQEELLARLAGGHRSERGLGPDFEPWT; translated from the coding sequence ATGAGCGGCCTTCGCTTCCTCGTCGTGGGCCCGGGCGCAATCGGCGGCACGCTGGCCGCCCAGCTCCAGCGCACCGGACAGGAGGTCGAGGTGGTCGCCAGGGGACCGCACCTGGAGAGGATTCGCGCGTCGGGGCTGACCGTCCGGGCTCCCGACGGGGCGTACACCGCCCCGCTCCGCGCCCACGACCGCATCAGCGAGGCAACGATCACCTCCGACACGGTCGTCGCCGTGGCCACCAAGGTCCACCAATCCGAGCCGGTTCTCGACGAGTTGCTGGCGCATGCCGGTCCGGACGTGGCCGTGGCCTGTGTCCAGAACGGCGTCGAGGGCGAGCGGATGGCCCTCCGGCGATTCCGCCACGTGTACGCCGTCCTGGTCAACACACCGGGCGTGCACCTCGAGCCTGGCGTCGTCGAGGTCTACGCCGACGCACCGCGGGGGGTGCTGGACGTGGGCCGCTATCCGCGCGGGGTCGATGCGCGGGCTGAAGCGATCGCGAGAGCGTGGACCCGGGCCGAGTTCATCTCCGAGGCGACGCCACACCTGATCGCCCGCAAGTGGTCGAAGTTGATCGGCAACACCGGCAACGCGCTGCAGGTGCTCTGCGGCAACGACCGCTCCGCGTACGACGAGATCGCGCAGGTGGTGATGGCGGAGTCGCGGGCGGTGGCTGAGGCGGCCGGCATCTCGGTCCACACCGAGGACCAGCAGCGACGAGCCCGTATGGTGAACCGCAAGGACATCGACGATGTGCGCCGGCCCGGCGGCTCGACCTGGCAGAGCGCGGTCCGAGGGACCGGCGACGTCGAGACGGTCGCGTTGAACGGCGAGATCTGTCTGCTGGGCCGCCTGCACAGGATCCCCACTCCGGCGAACGACCTGATCCAGTCCGAGACCGTGGCGTTGATCGCCGACGGTCGACCCGTTGGATCGGTGAGCCAGGAGGAGTTGCTCGCGCGCCTGGCCGGCGGCCACCGATCCGAACGCGGTCTTGGGCCCGACTTCGAGCCATGGACCTGA
- a CDS encoding sensor domain-containing diguanylate cyclase, whose translation MPEAPSLLSGRVNRQTMTWLIVAVLAGTVIEAATSSHPLVMPSIPVRVVLLVAIWLALRSQRITPLMAGRLLLAMGVVTALLWSYVLGSTGYRVAFEAVAYGAILSIFAIMVAPLQQRYLWAGLVNLAVLIPAGFTLLPEDAVIVGQTVVVLGIHTVAVATMDQYASRVQSAGDRDPLTQLFNRRPMVQRLTSWIASGGPSRGTSSIVIADLDDFKELNDTAGHEAGDAALCRVADVLRTAVAPRDAVCRWGGEEFLIFLPDLDVEQAVVIAERLRQQVDVTGVTASFGVAQCDPEDTMSSWVSRADQAMYTAKRNGRNRVEVAPPRDGRPLTV comes from the coding sequence ATGCCTGAGGCCCCCTCACTCCTGTCCGGTCGGGTGAACCGCCAGACCATGACGTGGCTGATTGTCGCGGTCCTCGCCGGAACGGTGATCGAGGCGGCGACGTCCAGCCACCCGCTCGTGATGCCCTCGATCCCCGTCCGGGTGGTGCTGCTCGTGGCCATCTGGCTGGCCCTGCGGTCGCAGCGCATCACACCGCTCATGGCCGGCCGGCTGCTGCTGGCCATGGGCGTGGTCACGGCGCTGCTGTGGTCCTACGTGCTGGGGTCGACCGGCTATCGGGTGGCCTTCGAGGCGGTTGCCTACGGGGCCATCTTGAGCATCTTCGCCATCATGGTGGCCCCGCTCCAGCAGCGGTACCTCTGGGCTGGGCTGGTCAACCTGGCCGTGTTGATCCCCGCCGGCTTCACGCTGCTGCCGGAGGACGCGGTGATCGTCGGACAGACCGTGGTCGTGCTGGGCATCCACACGGTCGCCGTGGCGACGATGGACCAGTACGCCAGCCGAGTCCAGTCAGCGGGGGATCGCGACCCCCTCACCCAACTGTTCAACCGGCGACCGATGGTGCAGCGCCTGACCTCCTGGATCGCCTCGGGCGGTCCGTCGCGAGGCACCTCCAGCATCGTGATCGCCGACCTCGACGACTTCAAGGAGCTCAACGACACGGCGGGCCATGAGGCCGGCGACGCCGCCCTCTGCCGCGTGGCCGATGTGCTCCGGACGGCCGTTGCTCCCCGCGACGCCGTCTGCCGCTGGGGTGGCGAGGAGTTCCTCATCTTCCTGCCCGACCTCGATGTGGAGCAGGCGGTGGTCATCGCCGAACGCCTTCGACAGCAGGTCGATGTCACCGGGGTCACCGCGTCGTTCGGCGTCGCCCAGTGCGACCCGGAGGACACGATGTCGAGTTGGGTGAGCCGCGCCGACCAGGCGATGTACACGGCCAAGCGCAACGGCCGCAACCGCGTCGAGGTGGCGCCGCCGCGGGACGGCCGCCCGCTCACGGTGTGA
- a CDS encoding VOC family protein: MPELDAIGIVASDIDATLAFYRLLGFDLPERADAPDGPDHIEATSISGVRLMIDAEAVITSFSDWEPPRGGGRRVALALVCADAAEVDAVHAAVVATGHASKVAPFDAPWGQRYATVLDPDDNPVDLFAPL; this comes from the coding sequence ATGCCTGAACTTGACGCAATCGGCATCGTTGCGAGCGACATCGATGCCACCCTGGCGTTCTACCGCCTGCTGGGATTCGATCTTCCCGAACGAGCCGACGCTCCCGATGGCCCCGACCACATCGAAGCCACCTCCATCTCCGGTGTGCGTCTCATGATCGACGCTGAGGCGGTGATCACGTCCTTCAGCGACTGGGAGCCTCCCCGGGGCGGCGGGCGACGGGTCGCGTTGGCGCTCGTGTGCGCCGACGCGGCCGAGGTCGATGCGGTCCACGCGGCGGTCGTCGCCACCGGACATGCCAGCAAGGTCGCCCCCTTCGACGCACCGTGGGGCCAGCGGTACGCCACCGTCCTCGACCCCGACGACAATCCGGTTGACC